In Dyadobacter subterraneus, a single genomic region encodes these proteins:
- a CDS encoding amidohydrolase family protein, with product MRIITLEEHVTFPEMVRLIPEKILANQSVDQSAKLGKLAPKLADVNGERLASMDETGISLQVLSVAGAGADLLDPENGTAFARQYNDTLAQKVAVNPDRFAAFAHLPMTAPEEAAEELERTVKTLNFKGALINGMTQGRFLDHPIFAPVLERAEKLDVPVYLHPGLPPKAVVAAYYSGLPNDGGTALSVAGWGWHSETAIHVLRLIISGTLDRYPKLKIIIGHMGEMLPVMMARCDERFGVNDAGINKRIISQTLKEQVYITTSGIFTLPPLMAALETFGIDNILFSVDYPFSKNEDGLRFLKSIPLPEDQIEKIAHLNAEKLLKLD from the coding sequence ATGCGAATCATAACACTTGAAGAACATGTTACTTTTCCTGAAATGGTCAGACTCATTCCTGAAAAGATTCTCGCTAACCAAAGTGTGGATCAATCTGCAAAATTAGGAAAACTCGCTCCGAAACTAGCGGATGTCAACGGCGAAAGACTGGCTTCGATGGATGAAACTGGCATTAGCTTGCAGGTTTTATCGGTTGCAGGGGCCGGTGCAGATTTACTTGATCCTGAAAACGGTACTGCTTTTGCCCGTCAATATAATGATACACTGGCACAAAAAGTCGCCGTAAATCCGGACCGTTTTGCTGCTTTTGCACATTTGCCTATGACTGCCCCCGAAGAGGCGGCGGAAGAATTAGAGCGAACGGTTAAAACCTTAAATTTTAAAGGAGCACTGATTAATGGGATGACTCAGGGGAGGTTTCTGGATCACCCAATTTTTGCACCTGTGTTGGAAAGAGCAGAAAAGCTGGATGTACCTGTTTATCTTCATCCGGGATTGCCCCCAAAAGCTGTCGTGGCTGCTTATTACAGCGGTTTGCCGAATGACGGCGGAACGGCATTGTCGGTAGCAGGTTGGGGCTGGCATTCTGAAACGGCGATTCATGTTTTACGGTTGATCATTTCCGGAACTTTGGATCGTTATCCAAAACTGAAAATCATTATTGGTCATATGGGAGAAATGTTGCCTGTCATGATGGCTCGTTGTGATGAAAGATTCGGGGTGAATGATGCCGGAATTAATAAGCGTATCATCAGCCAGACTTTAAAAGAACAGGTTTACATAACCACAAGTGGAATTTTCACGCTTCCACCATTAATGGCGGCGCTGGAAACTTTTGGAATTGATAATATTTTATTTTCTGTTGATTATCCTTTCAGTAAAAATGAAGATGGTTTGCGATTCCTTAAAAGTATTCCGTTGCCGGAAGATCAGATTGAAAAGATTGCACATTTGAATGCGGAAAAATTGTTGAAGCTTGACTGA
- the iolB gene encoding 5-deoxy-glucuronate isomerase: MSDLLVKPKTDQKTYHSLTSEQAGWTYLNFEAKVLDLNEQYTLNTGDYEYCIALLGGNFKVETDQGVWETGNGRKDVFSGIGHAMYLSRNTKFTLTAQTDKTDIAICWVATDEDHPPYMKRPEEAAIEFRGGDNANRQINSLLQPGFDCHKIVCVEVYTPSGNWSSFPAHKHDERKVDADGTLIEANLEEIYFYKIDKPQGYAIQQVYTDDRSLDEIVRVHDNEAVLVPKGYHPVAAAHGYNVYYLNFLAGSDQSLANTSDPDHDWIYGSWKGQDPRLPIVTLEMNNAK; this comes from the coding sequence ATGAGCGACCTACTGGTAAAACCAAAAACCGATCAAAAAACCTATCATTCCCTCACAAGTGAACAAGCCGGCTGGACTTATTTAAACTTCGAAGCCAAAGTTCTTGACCTGAACGAACAATATACACTGAACACGGGAGATTACGAATATTGCATCGCGTTATTGGGTGGAAATTTCAAAGTAGAAACCGATCAGGGAGTTTGGGAAACGGGAAACGGGCGTAAAGATGTTTTCAGCGGAATCGGTCATGCGATGTATTTATCCAGAAATACGAAATTTACTTTAACGGCTCAAACAGACAAAACAGACATCGCAATCTGCTGGGTTGCTACCGATGAAGATCATCCACCTTACATGAAACGGCCGGAAGAAGCAGCCATTGAATTCCGTGGCGGAGATAATGCAAACCGCCAGATTAACAGCTTATTGCAGCCAGGATTTGACTGCCACAAAATTGTTTGCGTAGAAGTATATACGCCGTCGGGAAACTGGTCTTCTTTTCCTGCGCATAAACATGACGAGCGTAAGGTAGATGCAGACGGAACGCTGATTGAAGCGAATCTGGAAGAGATTTATTTCTACAAAATTGACAAACCTCAGGGTTACGCTATTCAGCAGGTTTATACAGATGATCGTTCTCTGGACGAAATTGTGCGCGTGCACGATAATGAAGCAGTTTTGGTACCAAAAGGATATCACCCGGTAGCGGCAGCGCATGGCTATAATGTTTATTATCTGAACTTTCTGGCTGGCAGCGATCAGTCGCTCGCCAACACTTCCGACCCGGATCATGACTGGATTTACGGCTCATGGAAAGGTCAGGATCCACGACTTCCGATTGTTACGTTGGAAATGAATAATGCAAAATAA
- a CDS encoding S1C family serine protease codes for MDTFSSMIIGAVDKTKNAVVKIDVFKTDKGKLRPAGSGSGFIFSSDGLIFTNCHVVDGAEKIMVSLLNNNEIEAELIGKDPDTDIAILKIYTQGYSVAKLGDASQLQIGQFVIAIGNPYGYQHTVTTGVVSALGRSLQTQSGRFVDNVIQSDAALNPGNSGGPMINTDGEVVGVNTAVIQGAQGLSFSVDINTAKEIARQLIKDGKVFKAYLGLQLQDVQINEKIRQHYKLSNHKGIFVTHIEANSPASRSQLLEGDIIVSFNKKPVSSSNELFKELTHREVLSMVDISVIRHTELLNFMIVPTEKK; via the coding sequence ATGGATACATTTTCGAGTATGATCATTGGGGCTGTGGATAAAACGAAAAACGCAGTCGTAAAAATAGATGTTTTTAAAACCGATAAAGGAAAACTTCGTCCTGCCGGCTCAGGTTCAGGATTCATTTTTTCCTCAGACGGTTTGATCTTCACCAATTGCCATGTGGTGGATGGTGCAGAGAAGATAATGGTAAGCTTGCTGAATAATAACGAGATAGAAGCCGAGTTGATCGGGAAAGATCCGGATACTGATATTGCTATTCTTAAAATTTACACGCAAGGATACTCCGTTGCCAAACTTGGCGATGCCAGTCAGTTGCAAATTGGACAGTTTGTGATTGCGATAGGAAATCCTTACGGTTACCAGCATACCGTGACAACAGGTGTAGTGAGTGCTTTGGGCAGATCGTTACAAACGCAATCGGGGAGATTTGTTGATAATGTAATCCAGTCGGATGCAGCGCTGAACCCGGGAAATTCGGGTGGGCCTATGATTAATACAGACGGGGAAGTGGTTGGCGTTAACACGGCTGTGATTCAGGGAGCGCAGGGACTTAGCTTTTCGGTTGACATTAATACGGCCAAGGAAATTGCCAGACAGCTTATTAAAGATGGTAAAGTTTTCAAAGCGTATCTTGGATTGCAGTTGCAGGATGTTCAGATCAATGAGAAAATCCGCCAGCATTACAAACTTTCAAATCATAAAGGAATCTTTGTTACACACATCGAAGCCAATTCACCAGCATCACGCTCGCAGTTATTGGAAGGCGATATCATTGTTTCTTTTAATAAGAAACCGGTAAGCAGCAGCAACGAACTTTTCAAAGAGCTGACACACCGTGAAGTGCTTTCCATGGTAGATATCTCCGTAATACGCCACACCGAACTACTAAATTTCATGATCGTCCCAACAGAGAAAAAATAA
- a CDS encoding GNAT family N-acetyltransferase: protein MFQVKIRPATTSDLPTLLRFEQGVINAERPFDQLIKPDPVHYYDIKEMIRASHIELLVAEIDGQVVGSGYARIEKAKHFLKHPLHAYLGFMYVDPLFRGKGINSKIIQRLKEWAISQNISELRLDVYEGNEPAIKAYEKVGFCKQLINMHMEVGKG, encoded by the coding sequence ATGTTCCAGGTTAAAATCCGCCCCGCAACAACTTCCGACCTCCCAACGTTACTACGCTTCGAGCAAGGCGTAATCAATGCTGAGCGTCCTTTCGACCAGTTAATAAAACCTGATCCTGTTCATTATTATGATATTAAAGAAATGATACGGGCCTCCCATATTGAGCTTCTGGTTGCCGAGATTGATGGTCAGGTTGTAGGTTCAGGTTATGCCCGAATTGAAAAGGCAAAACATTTTTTGAAACATCCGTTGCACGCTTATCTGGGATTTATGTATGTTGATCCGTTATTTAGAGGAAAAGGAATCAACAGCAAAATAATCCAACGGCTGAAAGAGTGGGCAATCTCTCAAAATATTTCGGAATTAAGGCTGGATGTTTATGAGGGTAATGAACCTGCAATCAAAGCTTATGAAAAAGTTGGATTTTGTAAGCAACTGATTAATATGCATATGGAAGTTGGCAAAGGCTAA
- a CDS encoding LacI family DNA-binding transcriptional regulator has protein sequence MNSSRPVTIKDIARRFRCSPSTVSRALNDHPAINEDTRKNIQEYAKEVGYQRNEVSLSLLNKKTATLGVVVPTIGNYYETAVIEGLHTVLQPLGYTLNICVTNENYLLEKEYLSKLLSNRTEGIFLSVSQETYDAGYYEHLENVIQRKTPLIFIDREYEDFETSRATVDDYHGAFAAVEHLLTIGYKNIAHLKGPNGLTVSEQRFKGYRDCLKKYGVSIREELIINTNFQVESAIVPTKRLLDLDSPPDAIFGVNDQVAIGAMRVILDRGLKIPGDIGIVGFDNSPISAYTYPSLTTIHRPGRKIGMEASRLFLNQLNGSGDFVHENIVLPTELIIRESSLRIS, from the coding sequence ATGAATTCCTCTCGCCCGGTTACTATAAAAGACATTGCCCGTCGCTTTCGTTGTTCTCCATCGACAGTGTCCAGAGCGCTCAATGATCATCCGGCAATCAATGAAGACACCAGAAAAAATATTCAGGAATACGCAAAAGAGGTTGGATATCAGCGTAACGAAGTGTCTTTGAGTTTGTTGAACAAGAAAACAGCGACGCTGGGTGTAGTGGTACCAACGATAGGAAATTATTACGAAACTGCTGTAATTGAGGGACTTCACACCGTTTTGCAGCCGTTAGGGTATACACTCAATATTTGTGTAACAAACGAAAATTATCTGCTCGAAAAAGAATATTTATCAAAATTACTATCCAACCGCACCGAAGGAATTTTTCTTTCCGTTTCTCAGGAAACCTATGACGCCGGTTATTATGAACACCTTGAAAATGTAATACAAAGAAAAACCCCGCTGATTTTTATCGACCGGGAATATGAAGATTTTGAAACTAGCCGGGCGACAGTTGACGATTACCACGGAGCCTTTGCAGCCGTCGAGCATCTGCTCACGATTGGCTATAAAAACATTGCGCACCTGAAAGGTCCAAACGGTCTGACAGTTTCCGAGCAACGTTTCAAAGGATACCGGGATTGTCTGAAAAAGTATGGCGTTTCAATTCGTGAAGAACTGATTATCAATACAAACTTCCAGGTTGAAAGTGCGATTGTACCCACAAAAAGATTACTGGATCTGGATTCTCCGCCCGATGCGATTTTTGGTGTCAATGACCAGGTTGCGATAGGAGCGATGCGTGTTATTCTGGACCGTGGACTAAAAATCCCGGGAGATATTGGTATCGTTGGTTTTGATAATTCTCCGATTTCAGCTTATACTTATCCATCCCTTACTACAATTCACCGTCCGGGAAGAAAGATTGGAATGGAAGCCTCCCGGTTGTTTTTGAATCAGTTGAATGGGTCAGGAGATTTTGTGCATGAGAATATTGTGTTGCCTACGGAGTTGATTATAAGGGAGTCTTCTTTGAGGATTTCGTGA
- a CDS encoding class I SAM-dependent methyltransferase yields MMTKLFPWIDKLFRDTDREHIRRTRNIRLIPDFKNRRGGKLSYAEWAHVIGIFQTIIYQNLKQKAGNKILDIGCGTGLLGISSEPFVSENGQYTGIDIMTDDVNFCKEHYKSINYKFIHLDVANPTYASDQSVILKSWPVKDESQDLVTALSVWTHMSEKDAVFYFGEIYRVLKKGGKAMITFFLLDEEYENSLGKRSDENGRFHFTSQNGWIFDLSAYESENWFTLKTAKHPEDAIAITKEGLRILQEKSGLKLVNYYPGNWKEIPGVFFQDILIFEK; encoded by the coding sequence ATGATGACCAAACTATTCCCCTGGATAGACAAACTTTTTCGTGACACAGACAGAGAGCATATTAGAAGAACAAGAAATATCCGGTTGATTCCTGATTTCAAAAACAGAAGAGGAGGGAAGTTGTCATACGCGGAATGGGCACATGTAATTGGGATTTTTCAAACCATAATTTATCAAAACCTCAAACAAAAAGCGGGTAACAAAATTCTGGATATCGGTTGCGGAACCGGTTTGCTGGGTATATCTTCTGAACCTTTTGTTTCAGAAAATGGACAATATACGGGCATTGACATCATGACGGATGACGTTAATTTTTGTAAAGAACACTATAAATCAATCAATTATAAATTCATACATCTTGATGTAGCCAATCCTACTTATGCAAGTGATCAGTCGGTAATACTGAAATCATGGCCAGTAAAGGATGAGTCACAGGATCTTGTAACGGCACTTTCTGTTTGGACGCACATGAGTGAAAAAGACGCCGTTTTCTATTTCGGTGAGATTTATAGAGTGCTTAAAAAAGGAGGAAAGGCAATGATCACTTTTTTTCTGCTGGATGAAGAATATGAGAATTCACTGGGAAAGAGAAGCGACGAAAACGGAAGATTCCACTTTACAAGTCAAAATGGCTGGATTTTCGATTTGTCGGCCTATGAATCGGAGAACTGGTTTACTTTAAAAACCGCCAAACATCCCGAAGATGCCATTGCTATAACAAAAGAAGGTCTTCGTATTCTTCAGGAAAAATCTGGTTTGAAATTGGTAAATTATTACCCCGGCAACTGGAAAGAAATTCCAGGTGTTTTCTTTCAGGATATCTTAATTTTTGAGAAGTAA
- a CDS encoding DUF2251 domain-containing protein, translating to MTLNITQTYKIGHDTFIHSFSPTQNFGVAFEDDMTTGFFYAINKSEQPEVLDGLHIYNVADITEKTLPTELQIGWSEDGWIAFLIINKHYHAIFDFGLRAGYCRDGFPENTGDWALVNERKLTEEVMAKYLVPDPTR from the coding sequence ATGACACTAAACATAACCCAAACCTACAAAATCGGCCACGATACCTTCATCCACAGCTTTTCCCCAACCCAAAATTTCGGTGTAGCTTTTGAGGATGATATGACAACAGGCTTTTTCTACGCAATCAATAAATCAGAACAGCCGGAGGTTTTGGATGGGCTGCATATTTACAATGTTGCGGATATTACTGAAAAAACATTGCCCACAGAACTGCAAATCGGTTGGAGTGAAGATGGCTGGATTGCCTTTCTGATTATCAACAAGCACTACCACGCCATCTTTGATTTTGGCCTGAGAGCCGGATATTGCAGAGACGGTTTTCCGGAAAATACTGGTGACTGGGCTTTGGTTAATGAACGGAAGCTTACGGAAGAAGTGATGGCGAAGTATTTGGTACCTGATCCAACCCGGTGA
- a CDS encoding metallophosphoesterase family protein gives MKTFSRLTIFLLGILLFSCDGLFQYNPNQILLEDDEKNLNIENIEKIKRLPVKDTLRFILMGDTQRWYDETLKFVESANKQRDIDFVLHAGDISDFGITKELEWINDIMQKLRYPYLTVIGNHDIVANGSDAYVRMFGPLNYSFVYGDYKFIFINTNSLEYGLDGSTPDVPWLKAQLATNPDKKQTIVIGHVPPFDADFDKKLEKDYTATLAADPNLKFTLYGHQHAFKEGEFYNDGVHYYLTTSMGGRGYLVLTSWRGGYKVERVEF, from the coding sequence TTGAAAACTTTTTCGCGACTGACAATATTCCTTTTGGGAATATTGCTCTTTTCCTGCGACGGACTTTTTCAGTATAATCCAAATCAGATTCTTTTAGAAGACGATGAAAAGAATTTGAATATAGAAAATATTGAAAAAATCAAACGTCTTCCTGTCAAAGATACATTGCGCTTTATACTTATGGGCGATACCCAGCGCTGGTATGATGAAACTTTAAAATTCGTAGAAAGCGCAAATAAACAACGTGATATCGACTTTGTTCTGCACGCCGGAGATATTTCAGATTTTGGAATAACAAAAGAGCTGGAATGGATCAATGACATTATGCAAAAACTCAGGTATCCATATCTGACCGTGATTGGGAATCATGATATTGTAGCCAATGGCTCTGATGCTTATGTCCGGATGTTTGGCCCTTTAAATTATTCCTTTGTGTACGGTGATTACAAATTTATATTCATCAACACAAATTCTCTTGAATATGGATTGGATGGCAGCACGCCCGACGTACCCTGGTTAAAAGCCCAGCTAGCCACCAACCCGGATAAAAAACAGACCATTGTCATAGGACATGTTCCTCCTTTCGACGCCGACTTCGACAAAAAACTGGAAAAGGATTATACCGCAACTCTGGCAGCAGATCCAAACTTAAAGTTTACACTTTATGGCCATCAGCACGCTTTTAAAGAAGGTGAGTTTTATAATGATGGTGTCCATTACTACCTGACAACAAGTATGGGTGGACGTGGATATCTTGTACTTACTAGTTGGAGAGGTGGATATAAAGTGGAACGTGTTGAATTTTAA
- a CDS encoding helix-turn-helix domain-containing protein, with protein MKMQPPYNMFSIQELHRTLELPKPEHPLVSVINFEDIKCYSEDYLRSVSYNFYCISIKRNFKGKMKYGQNYYDYDDGIMTFFAPGQVVSTDIAPELELSGWWLVFHSDFIQRYPLAKTIREYGYFSYAVNEALHLSEKEEAMVTGIMKNIRDEYHSRIDAYSQNVIISHIELLLNYCDRFYNRQFITRKNINHDLLTRLELLLSDYFVNQNVRENGVPTVQFVSEQLNVSPNYLSDMLRSLTGQTTQQHIHDKLIEKAKEILTTTSLSVGEIAYQLGFEYPQSFNKLFKNKAGVSPLEFRQSFN; from the coding sequence ATGAAGATGCAGCCTCCGTATAACATGTTTTCTATCCAGGAACTTCACCGCACGCTTGAACTCCCCAAGCCTGAGCATCCTTTGGTAAGCGTGATTAATTTTGAAGATATAAAATGTTATTCGGAAGATTATCTGAGAAGTGTTTCATATAATTTTTATTGTATTTCAATCAAGCGAAATTTCAAAGGCAAAATGAAATACGGGCAAAATTATTATGACTACGATGACGGTATTATGACTTTTTTTGCCCCGGGACAAGTCGTTTCCACGGACATAGCACCGGAATTAGAGCTGAGCGGCTGGTGGCTCGTTTTTCATTCCGATTTTATTCAACGATATCCACTAGCAAAAACAATCCGGGAATATGGCTATTTCTCTTATGCGGTCAATGAAGCTTTACATCTTTCGGAGAAGGAAGAGGCGATGGTTACCGGCATTATGAAAAATATCCGGGATGAATATCATTCCAGGATTGATGCTTACAGTCAGAATGTTATCATTTCTCATATTGAATTATTACTTAATTATTGTGACCGGTTTTATAACAGGCAGTTTATTACCCGAAAGAATATAAATCACGATTTGCTGACAAGATTGGAGTTATTGTTGTCCGATTATTTCGTCAATCAAAATGTTCGGGAAAATGGAGTGCCAACGGTTCAGTTCGTTTCAGAACAACTAAATGTATCTCCCAATTATTTGAGCGACATGCTCCGGTCACTGACAGGACAAACTACGCAGCAGCACATTCATGACAAACTGATTGAAAAGGCGAAGGAGATATTGACAACCACATCTTTGTCTGTTGGCGAAATTGCCTACCAGCTTGGATTTGAATATCCGCAATCATTCAATAAGTTATTTAAAAACAAAGCAGGAGTTTCGCCTTTGGAATTTCGGCAGTCGTTTAATTAA
- a CDS encoding PD-(D/E)XK nuclease family protein — MSLLKPNIFSHATKELSQDAFFAWLLEWADSSNQQFDNELNEVAKDFVRLLLNKKEDYVIHNVVVRKQWQNIDISAEVNDEYCIVIEDKTNTKEHSGQLKRYADIAKLYYKETNFECVFIYLKTGNESSSTLQYVKKQDFIPLDRSSILKALSRNGVNVKNSIFTDFVEYLVLLEYSTNSFKTLKHITADWKAAEGFYMSLESEISNAGWGYVSNQSGGFLALWFQGIKTRDCNIYIQIENTVNKTLNIEDRIRVVLKISEWEKSVSKLYSTFEELKIIGQVKGIDLVKPNKFRVGSASTLAVTQNVFSKNEDEFFKVDDFVNTLKRLEETLQVFLNKHPPDVQDEMKNIIE, encoded by the coding sequence ATGTCGTTATTAAAACCGAATATATTCTCACACGCCACCAAAGAGCTTTCTCAAGACGCATTTTTTGCATGGTTATTAGAATGGGCAGATAGTAGCAACCAGCAATTCGATAACGAGCTAAATGAAGTTGCAAAAGATTTTGTGCGTTTGCTACTTAACAAAAAAGAAGATTATGTAATTCACAACGTTGTGGTTCGCAAGCAATGGCAAAATATTGATATTTCTGCCGAAGTCAATGATGAATACTGCATTGTTATTGAAGATAAGACAAATACTAAAGAACATTCAGGTCAGCTAAAAAGGTATGCGGATATTGCGAAGTTATACTACAAAGAAACAAACTTCGAATGTGTTTTTATTTATTTAAAAACAGGCAATGAGAGTTCGTCGACACTTCAGTATGTTAAAAAACAAGATTTCATACCTTTGGATCGAAGTAGTATACTTAAAGCTCTCAGTAGAAATGGAGTAAATGTTAAAAATTCTATTTTTACAGATTTTGTGGAGTATCTGGTACTCCTTGAATATAGTACAAACTCATTTAAAACTTTAAAACATATTACCGCTGATTGGAAAGCTGCCGAAGGATTTTATATGTCGCTTGAAAGTGAAATTTCTAACGCCGGATGGGGTTATGTTTCCAATCAATCCGGTGGTTTCCTAGCATTATGGTTTCAAGGGATTAAAACAAGAGATTGTAATATTTATATCCAAATTGAAAACACGGTTAACAAGACACTTAATATTGAAGATAGAATTAGAGTTGTTTTAAAAATTTCTGAGTGGGAAAAGAGTGTTTCGAAGCTTTATTCTACTTTCGAAGAACTGAAAATAATAGGTCAAGTGAAAGGAATAGACTTAGTTAAGCCAAATAAATTTAGAGTCGGATCTGCATCTACCCTAGCCGTTACACAAAATGTTTTTTCAAAAAATGAAGACGAATTTTTTAAGGTCGATGATTTTGTCAATACCTTGAAACGTCTGGAAGAAACTTTGCAAGTATTTCTAAATAAACATCCGCCGGATGTACAGGATGAAATGAAAAACATAATAGAATAA
- a CDS encoding glycoside hydrolase family 140 protein: MKSVYFRIFLLILLAFANPSLSQSLPGLKVEKGKRYIEQTNNKPFFWLGDTAWELMHRLTLQEAETYLKTRAKQGYNVIQTVAFADFDGLKKPNQNGDQPLFNNDPSKPNEKYFQHVDKVIAIAEKLGIYIALLPAWGDKFNKKSDPGPEIFTTDNASFYAEFLAKRCKNKNVIWILGGDRNPDTETQLSIINAMAAAIRRVSGNSQLITYHPQGLSHSSKFFHNSDWLHVNMFQSGHDLRDRKNYLMLKNDYDKLPVKPTFDAEPRYEDHPINWKSELGYFNDFDVRQAAYWSVFSGACGHTYGCHDVWQMYDPAQHAPMAFARTTWQIAMDLPGANQMGYLKKLLGSHPWWELQPDNDLIKNENPQDPGYQIAALSSNKDFLMAYTPYGRPLNIDLAKMKASNLIAYWFNPRDCTSIKIGSFKNSGTQTFSPYAQGPSADWVLVIDDTSKKWAGFNLK; the protein is encoded by the coding sequence ATGAAATCTGTTTATTTTAGAATTTTTCTTCTCATATTACTAGCATTTGCAAATCCTTCATTATCGCAATCTTTGCCTGGATTAAAAGTTGAAAAGGGAAAAAGATATATTGAACAGACTAATAATAAACCGTTTTTCTGGCTTGGTGATACGGCGTGGGAGTTGATGCACCGATTGACTTTGCAAGAAGCTGAAACATATTTAAAAACAAGAGCCAAACAAGGATATAATGTTATCCAAACTGTGGCTTTCGCCGATTTTGATGGATTGAAAAAACCGAATCAAAACGGTGATCAGCCCTTATTTAATAATGATCCTTCCAAACCAAATGAAAAATATTTCCAACATGTTGACAAGGTTATTGCGATTGCTGAAAAATTGGGAATTTATATAGCATTGCTACCCGCCTGGGGAGATAAATTCAATAAAAAGTCGGATCCCGGACCTGAAATTTTCACAACTGACAACGCGTCGTTTTACGCAGAATTTCTGGCGAAAAGGTGTAAAAATAAAAATGTCATCTGGATTTTAGGCGGAGATCGCAATCCGGATACCGAGACCCAGCTTTCAATCATTAATGCAATGGCAGCTGCTATTCGCAGGGTTTCAGGCAACAGTCAATTAATTACTTATCATCCCCAGGGACTTAGTCATTCATCGAAATTTTTCCATAATTCTGATTGGCTGCATGTGAATATGTTCCAAAGCGGGCACGATTTGCGCGACCGGAAAAATTATCTGATGCTTAAAAATGATTATGATAAATTACCGGTAAAACCAACTTTTGACGCCGAGCCACGTTATGAAGACCACCCGATAAACTGGAAATCAGAACTGGGTTATTTTAATGATTTTGACGTAAGACAAGCTGCTTACTGGTCTGTATTTTCCGGCGCATGCGGGCATACCTATGGCTGTCATGATGTGTGGCAAATGTATGATCCGGCTCAACATGCGCCTATGGCTTTTGCGAGAACAACCTGGCAGATTGCCATGGATTTACCCGGCGCAAATCAGATGGGGTATTTGAAAAAATTGCTCGGATCGCATCCCTGGTGGGAATTGCAGCCGGATAATGATTTAATCAAAAACGAAAATCCCCAGGATCCAGGTTATCAAATCGCCGCTTTGTCTTCCAATAAAGATTTCCTGATGGCCTACACTCCCTACGGACGTCCGCTAAATATTGACCTTGCCAAAATGAAAGCGAGCAATTTGATTGCGTACTGGTTTAACCCAAGAGATTGTACTTCTATAAAAATTGGTAGTTTTAAAAATTCGGGAACGCAGACATTCAGCCCTTATGCTCAGGGCCCTAGTGCGGACTGGGTGCTGGTGATTGACGATACATCAAAAAAATGGGCAGGTTTTAATTTGAAATAA